A single region of the Sphingobium sp. TKS genome encodes:
- a CDS encoding M1 family metallopeptidase — MSFSKILPLMLAAAPLAMAVPALAQTAPAGPAAGVTTQLPRGAAPSHYAIQVTPDAANLKFTGKVTIDITVAQAMPALVLNAADLTVSGVTLTPAKGKAVKGTAKVDADAQTVTFDFGKPVQPGSYKLAIDYAGIINTQANGLFALDYTDNDGKAKRALFTQFEAPDARRFVPSFDEPSYKATFDLSAVIPADQLAVSNMPVKSSTDAAGGRKLVTFGTSPKMSSYLLFFGLGELERATKQAGATEVGVITGKGNTDKAQLALDASAAILPYYNDYFGVPFPLPKLDNVAGPGQSQFFSAMENWGAIFTFERALLVDPRFTSESTRRVIYSIVAHEMAHQWFGDLVTMAWWDDLWLNEGFASWMATKVTDKLNPEWEMLLSRVNGRERAMSLDSLVTTHPILQKIHTVDEVNQAFDDITYEKGEAVITMLEGFAGEDAWRSGIRAYMKQHAYGNTVTDDLWKAVEGAGAKGVVGIAHDFTSQPGIPLVKVDSAQCQGGSTLLSLSQGEFSRDRKDKTPLRWNVPVMAQTIGGTQQQLILNGSAQVTLPGCGAYVINAGQTGYYRSLYPETNVKALAKDFTKLASMDQIGLLADNFQLGLGGYQPMGLALDLIDAVPVNASPAVLAEVPGYLDSAHSMLESDKAAQARVAAYASKKLSPVLATVGFDAKPGENPQVPVLRSALVSTLGGMGDKAVVAEANKRFAALAGNPAALDGPLRNVWLRIIAENADAATWEKLRGLANGAKTDLEKSTTFALLGVAKDEALAGKALDLAMTDEPGKTTSAAIISAVGGEHSMLAVDYVLAHRQQYEAMIDVSARSQAIARLGGNSADPAMVTKLDGYASQYLTPESRKVVDRSIAAIKTRIETRARLKPALLAWFAKK; from the coding sequence ATGTCCTTTTCGAAGATTCTTCCGCTGATGCTGGCGGCTGCGCCCCTTGCCATGGCGGTGCCGGCCTTGGCGCAGACGGCGCCTGCCGGCCCCGCTGCCGGCGTCACCACCCAATTGCCGCGTGGCGCCGCGCCCAGCCATTATGCGATTCAGGTCACGCCCGATGCGGCGAACCTCAAATTCACCGGCAAGGTGACGATCGACATCACCGTGGCGCAGGCCATGCCCGCGCTGGTGCTGAACGCCGCCGATCTGACGGTGAGCGGCGTCACGCTCACCCCCGCAAAGGGCAAGGCGGTGAAGGGAACCGCCAAGGTCGACGCCGATGCGCAGACCGTGACCTTCGATTTCGGCAAGCCGGTCCAGCCTGGCAGCTACAAGCTCGCCATCGATTATGCGGGCATCATCAACACGCAGGCGAACGGCCTGTTCGCGCTCGACTATACCGACAATGACGGCAAGGCGAAGCGTGCCCTCTTCACCCAGTTCGAGGCGCCCGATGCCCGCCGCTTCGTGCCGAGCTTCGACGAACCGAGCTACAAGGCGACCTTCGACCTGAGCGCCGTCATCCCCGCCGATCAGCTTGCGGTCAGCAACATGCCGGTCAAGAGCAGCACCGATGCGGCCGGCGGCAGGAAGCTGGTCACTTTCGGCACCTCCCCCAAAATGTCCTCCTATCTGCTATTCTTCGGCCTGGGCGAGCTGGAGCGCGCCACAAAACAAGCAGGCGCGACCGAAGTCGGCGTGATCACCGGCAAGGGCAATACCGACAAGGCGCAACTGGCGCTCGACGCGTCGGCGGCGATCCTGCCTTATTATAACGACTATTTCGGCGTGCCCTTCCCGCTGCCCAAGCTGGATAACGTCGCCGGGCCGGGACAGAGCCAGTTCTTCTCCGCCATGGAGAATTGGGGCGCGATCTTCACCTTCGAACGCGCACTGCTGGTCGATCCGCGCTTTACCTCCGAAAGCACGCGTCGGGTGATCTACTCCATCGTCGCGCATGAAATGGCGCACCAGTGGTTTGGCGACCTCGTCACCATGGCCTGGTGGGACGATCTCTGGCTGAACGAAGGTTTTGCAAGCTGGATGGCGACCAAGGTCACGGACAAGCTGAACCCCGAATGGGAAATGCTGCTCTCCCGCGTCAACGGCCGCGAGCGCGCGATGAGCCTCGATTCGCTGGTGACGACCCATCCGATCCTCCAGAAGATCCATACCGTCGATGAGGTGAATCAGGCCTTTGACGACATCACCTATGAAAAGGGTGAGGCGGTCATCACCATGCTGGAGGGCTTTGCCGGGGAGGATGCGTGGCGCTCGGGCATCCGCGCCTATATGAAGCAGCATGCCTATGGGAACACCGTGACCGACGATCTTTGGAAGGCGGTCGAGGGCGCGGGCGCCAAGGGCGTGGTCGGCATCGCGCATGACTTCACCAGCCAGCCGGGCATTCCGCTGGTGAAGGTGGACTCGGCCCAATGCCAGGGCGGTTCGACCCTGCTGTCGCTGAGCCAAGGCGAGTTCAGCCGCGATCGCAAGGACAAGACGCCGCTTCGCTGGAATGTGCCGGTCATGGCCCAGACCATCGGCGGAACCCAGCAGCAACTGATCCTCAATGGCAGCGCGCAGGTCACGCTGCCCGGTTGCGGCGCTTATGTGATCAATGCGGGGCAGACGGGCTATTATCGCTCGCTCTATCCGGAAACGAACGTCAAGGCGCTGGCGAAGGACTTCACCAAGCTCGCCTCCATGGATCAGATCGGCCTGTTGGCGGATAATTTCCAATTGGGGCTGGGCGGCTACCAGCCCATGGGTCTGGCGCTCGACCTGATCGACGCCGTGCCCGTCAATGCCAGCCCAGCCGTGCTGGCCGAGGTGCCGGGCTATCTCGACAGCGCGCATAGCATGCTGGAGAGCGACAAGGCGGCGCAGGCGCGGGTCGCGGCCTATGCCTCGAAGAAGCTCAGTCCAGTGCTGGCGACCGTCGGCTTCGACGCGAAGCCGGGTGAAAATCCGCAGGTGCCGGTGCTGCGTTCGGCGCTGGTGTCGACGCTGGGCGGCATGGGCGACAAGGCCGTGGTGGCCGAGGCGAACAAGCGCTTTGCCGCGCTGGCGGGCAATCCGGCGGCGCTGGATGGGCCGCTGCGCAATGTCTGGCTGCGGATCATCGCGGAAAATGCCGATGCGGCGACCTGGGAGAAGCTGCGTGGCCTCGCCAATGGGGCGAAGACGGACCTTGAAAAGAGTACGACCTTCGCGCTGCTGGGCGTCGCGAAGGATGAGGCGCTGGCGGGCAAGGCGCTCGACCTCGCCATGACCGACGAGCCGGGCAAGACCACCAGCGCGGCGATCATCTCCGCCGTGGGCGGGGAGCATTCGATGCTGGCGGTCGACTATGTGCTGGCGCATCGCCAGCAATATGAGGCGATGATCGACGTGTCGGCGCGGTCCCAGGCGATCGCGCGGCTGGGCGGCAATTCCGCCGATCCGGCGATGGTGACGAAGCTGGATGGCTATGCGAGCCAGTATCTGACGCCGGAATCGCGCAAGGTGGTGGATCGCTCCATCGCCGCGATCAAGACGCGGATCGAGACGCGGGCACGGCTCAAGCCCGCGCTGCTGGCCTGGTTCGCCAAGAAGTGA
- a CDS encoding acetyl-CoA hydrolase/transferase family protein — translation MPITENYRAKTMTAAQAAALVPDGAKMVVGLAVSYPPALMDALADRVRSGDLTNGTLYCMLACASASQSILSPDLSDRIRHVSLFHGGVERNTDALRAGTTHNLVETLPVQFHQIPRVLTEHLRVDTLFVTVSPMDADGCFSLGTNTDYALMVARSGARLIVEVNPAMPYVHGDCKIPLSAVTAIVENHAPLVQIPPLPRTANDEAIGAIIAEMVGDGACLQMGIGAVPDAVCAALMDHRQLGIHTELLTPGLVSLIKAGVVDNSRKSIHPGRSVFTFAMGDQGLYDFLHDNPALAAHPVEHVNAPHIIAQNDRVISVNATIQVDLSGACNSEYMNGRQYSGTGGQLDFVRGAYASKGGRSIIACHSTAAKGTVSRIVPWLAGPVTTPRTDTHIVVTEYGWVDMKGKTLSERARALIGIAHPDFREELERGAFERRLL, via the coding sequence ATGCCCATCACAGAAAATTACCGCGCCAAGACCATGACCGCCGCGCAGGCGGCCGCGCTGGTCCCCGACGGCGCGAAGATGGTCGTCGGCCTCGCCGTCAGCTACCCGCCTGCCTTGATGGACGCGCTGGCCGACCGCGTCCGCTCCGGCGACCTCACCAATGGCACGCTCTACTGCATGCTCGCCTGCGCCAGCGCGAGCCAGTCGATCCTCTCGCCCGACCTCAGCGACCGCATCCGCCATGTCAGCCTCTTCCATGGCGGCGTCGAGCGCAACACGGACGCCCTGCGCGCCGGCACCACGCACAATCTTGTCGAGACGCTTCCCGTCCAGTTCCACCAGATTCCCCGCGTCCTGACCGAACATCTTCGCGTCGACACGCTGTTCGTCACCGTCTCGCCAATGGACGCCGACGGCTGCTTCAGCCTGGGCACCAACACCGACTATGCGCTGATGGTCGCGCGCAGCGGCGCCCGGCTGATCGTCGAGGTCAATCCCGCCATGCCCTATGTCCATGGCGACTGCAAAATCCCGCTCTCGGCAGTCACGGCGATCGTGGAAAACCACGCCCCGCTGGTGCAGATCCCGCCCCTGCCGCGCACCGCCAATGACGAAGCGATCGGCGCCATCATCGCGGAGATGGTGGGGGACGGCGCCTGCCTGCAAATGGGCATCGGCGCCGTGCCGGACGCGGTCTGCGCCGCGTTGATGGATCATCGGCAGCTCGGCATCCACACCGAACTGCTCACCCCCGGCCTCGTCAGCCTGATCAAGGCGGGCGTGGTCGACAACAGCCGGAAAAGCATCCATCCGGGCCGCTCGGTCTTCACCTTCGCCATGGGCGACCAGGGGCTTTACGACTTCCTGCATGATAATCCGGCACTGGCGGCGCATCCGGTCGAGCATGTGAACGCACCGCACATCATCGCGCAAAACGACCGGGTGATTTCGGTCAACGCCACCATTCAGGTCGACCTGAGCGGCGCCTGCAATTCCGAATATATGAATGGGCGCCAATATAGCGGCACTGGCGGCCAGCTCGATTTCGTGCGCGGCGCCTATGCGTCGAAGGGCGGCCGGTCGATCATCGCCTGCCACTCGACTGCGGCCAAGGGGACGGTTTCGCGGATCGTGCCCTGGCTCGCTGGGCCGGTGACGACGCCGCGCACCGATACGCATATCGTCGTCACCGAATATGGCTGGGTCGACATGAAGGGCAAGACGCTATCGGAACGCGCCCGCGCACTGATCGGGATTGCTCATCCCGATTTCCGGGAAGAGCTGGAACGGGGCGCGTTTGAGCGGCGGTTGCTGTAG
- a CDS encoding phytase: protein MTRCSFAGLCAVLLLGACATTATEPPLAQRIANATPAVNVTARGETAPVGTANADAADDPAIWRNAADPVQSLIVGTDKKAGLYVYGLDGKTRDFLDAGRVNNVDLRDNVTINGRNGILVVASDRNDVTNARLALFRLDPATARLTTLGKVDAGKGEAYGICLYGAPEATYAFVVLKDGTVNQIALETSGAAPTGRIVRTMKLGTQSEGCAVDDRTGILYVAEEDVGLWRFDARPTGPAAPTKIAAADGKNLVMDAEGVAIAPMGEKDGYVLVSSQGDNAYVAYRLSDDGYAGRFRVVDGAIGGSEETDGIDLMLGDFGPNYPGGLFVAQDGHNATAAQNFKLVAWDDIARALGIAR, encoded by the coding sequence ATGACCAGATGCTCATTTGCCGGGCTTTGCGCCGTCCTTCTGCTCGGCGCCTGCGCCACCACGGCGACCGAACCGCCCTTGGCCCAGCGCATCGCCAACGCCACTCCCGCCGTGAACGTCACGGCACGGGGGGAAACAGCACCCGTCGGCACGGCCAATGCCGATGCGGCGGACGATCCGGCGATCTGGCGCAACGCCGCCGACCCTGTGCAGAGCCTGATCGTCGGCACCGACAAGAAGGCCGGGCTTTATGTCTATGGCCTCGACGGCAAGACCCGCGACTTTCTCGACGCGGGACGGGTCAACAATGTCGACCTGCGCGACAATGTGACGATCAACGGCCGGAACGGCATCCTCGTCGTCGCCAGCGACCGCAATGATGTGACGAATGCCAGGCTCGCCCTCTTCCGCCTCGACCCCGCCACCGCCCGGCTGACGACGCTCGGCAAGGTCGATGCGGGCAAGGGGGAGGCCTATGGCATCTGCCTCTATGGCGCGCCGGAAGCGACCTACGCCTTCGTCGTGCTCAAGGACGGCACGGTGAACCAGATCGCGCTCGAAACCTCGGGCGCCGCGCCGACCGGCAGGATCGTCCGGACCATGAAACTCGGCACCCAGTCCGAAGGCTGCGCGGTCGATGACCGCACCGGCATCCTCTATGTGGCGGAGGAAGATGTCGGCCTCTGGCGCTTCGACGCCCGGCCGACCGGCCCGGCCGCGCCGACGAAGATCGCGGCGGCGGACGGCAAGAACCTTGTCATGGATGCCGAAGGCGTCGCCATCGCGCCCATGGGCGAGAAAGACGGCTATGTCCTCGTCTCCAGCCAGGGCGACAACGCCTATGTCGCCTATCGCCTGAGCGACGACGGCTATGCCGGCCGATTCCGCGTGGTCGATGGCGCCATTGGCGGGTCGGAGGAAACCGACGGCATCGACCTGATGCTGGGGGATTTCGGGCCGAACTATCCCGGCGGGCTGTTCGTAGCGCAGGACGGCCACAACGCCACGGCGGCCCAGAATTTCAAGCTGGTCGCGTGGGACGACATCGCCAGGGCGCTCGGCATAGCCCGCTAA